The following is a genomic window from Chryseobacterium ginsenosidimutans.
GGGTATATGGAAGTTAATCCGCCTCACGTTGTGAATGAAGCTTCAGGATACGGAACAGGACAATTGCCTGATAAAGAGGGACAAATGTATTTTATTAATGAAGATAATTTATATTTAATTCCTACAGCAGAAGTTCCTGTAACGAATTTGTATCGCGATGTTTTGTTGGATGAAAAAGATTTACCGATTAAAAATACTGCGTTTTCTCAATGTTACAGAAGAGAAGCGGGAAGTTACGGTGCTCATGTAAGAGGTTTGAACCGTCTTCACCAGTTCGAAAAGGTAGAAATCGTAAGAATCGAAAAGCCGGAAAATTCTTATGCTGTTTTGGAAGAAATGGTAGAACATATCAAAGAAATCCTTACAGATCTAGAACTTCCTTACAGAGTGTTAAGACTTTGTGGTGGAGATACAGGTTTTGCTTCTGCAATGACGTATGATTTTGAAGTTTGGAGCGCGGCTCAGGAAATGTGGCTTGAAGTAAGTTCTGTTTCTAACTTTGAAACTTTTCAGGCAAACAGATTGAAATGTCGTTATAAAGCAGATGGGAAAACTCAGCTAGTCCATACGTTGAATGGTTCTGCGATGGCTTTACCAAGGATTATGGCGGCTTTGCTTGAAAATAATCAGACGGTAGAAGGAATTAAGCTTCCGAAGAAAATCGCTGAATATGCGAGATTTGATATGATTAATTAAGATTTTAACTTTTATCTAAATAAAAAACCACCGGATTCTTTCCGGTGGTTTTTATTTTATATTGAGTCGCTAATAAACTTTAAGATACTTGATAATTTATTAAAATCATGACCAATTGGATTTCTATCTTTTTTTATTTTTTGTAAAAATTTCCAGTCTTCTGCTAAACTACCAATGGTAATTTCTTTTGGATTTTCATATTTTGCTTTAAATATAATTATTAATAAAAGAGAAATCTTTCGACTCCCTTTCTATTGTTTTATTCTGTAACGACAATTACCTTTTCATCAGCATTAATAAGAGGCTTTCTATCCTTTTCCGGGCTAAATAAATAGTTGAGATCATAATTTATCTTTAAAGAATAATCATCGGTTTTGGTAATCCAGTCATGCTTTCCGGTGATGGATTTTATTTTTTTCTCAAATCTTAATGTTGTCCCTATTTTTTTGTACATCATTTTTACATATTCGATTGAAGTTTGAGCTTGGATTGGAGAAACATCCTTATTTATAAGGATATTTTTAATTCCATTCAGTGTAAGTTCTCTGGTGTCGATTGTCAATGTTTTTCCATCCCATGAATTCATTGCCGCCTGATCAATTGGAATTTGATAATTTTTTGATAATTTCCCTGCCTTTTGGTAGTCATCTTTAGAAAAATGATCCATTTTCAATGAAAGTCCCAACATTTCGTCTTTATCGAAATTAGATTTCATAAAGATTTTTTTCATGACTTGAATAGAATCAGGATCTTCAATTTTGAGTTTTCTTATATTTTTACCTAATTTGTAAGTGCTCGTCCAGCCTTTTGGTATTTTCCCAAGATCTTCAATGCCTGTTTCTTTGGTTTGGGAAGTATCTGCGATTTTTGATTTTAATACAACAATTGCGTCCTTCATGTCGATATCTATCATTGTAGTTGAAGTATTGTCTTTATGAAAAATAACTTCAGACTCTACTGAACATGAATGAATTACAAAAAGGGTGATTAAAAATGAAATCCTTCTCATGATGATTTTAATGACAATTAACCTTGCTGTGATCATGTGTACTGTGATCTCCTGGCAAATGACAATCTCCCTGATTGTCTTTTGAAATCGTCATTGCTTCAGCTCTTGGTGAAATGTAAGGAATTCCTAACTCAAGACCTCTGACAATAAATAATCCTCCCAAAATAATCATTACAACAGGAATTACCTTTAATACTTTTATTCTGAACGTCTGATTCATGAGATTTCCGACCAAAAC
Proteins encoded in this region:
- the serS gene encoding serine--tRNA ligase — encoded protein: MLQVNFLRDNKERVLEGLKKRQFKNLELVDEAIAADEERKKIQFELDSQLSEINKISKEIGILMKEGKKEEAESSKSKTAQYKESTSELKNQLDAKEKALLEILYQLPNIPNELVKSGASADDNEMIYQSHDVEGLGEGAIPHWELAKKYNLIDFELGVKIAGAGFPVYLGKGARLQRALVQYFLDKNVEKGYMEVNPPHVVNEASGYGTGQLPDKEGQMYFINEDNLYLIPTAEVPVTNLYRDVLLDEKDLPIKNTAFSQCYRREAGSYGAHVRGLNRLHQFEKVEIVRIEKPENSYAVLEEMVEHIKEILTDLELPYRVLRLCGGDTGFASAMTYDFEVWSAAQEMWLEVSSVSNFETFQANRLKCRYKADGKTQLVHTLNGSAMALPRIMAALLENNQTVEGIKLPKKIAEYARFDMIN